The region GTTAACCCTTTATTAGTCCATATCATAAAGATTATCTTTGTTGGTATGAGTAGGAAATTACTTTGGATACTAACCGCAGTTATTTCGTTGGCATCGCTTGGTTTGGTGCTTGTACAATCTAAATGGGTGAGGATTGCTGTGCAGATAAAAGAGGAACAATTTGCACAAACAGCGAGTCTTGCCATGACTAGCATTATTGATGAAATTGAGAAACAGGAAACTGTTGTTCAAGTTATTGATGAAATAAAGCCCTATTACTCTGTAAATACAAAAGGCGATGCTAGGTTGTCATATCAGCAGGGAATTTTAGATAGAACCAAAAGTGGAATTCGTACAAAACAAATTAGCCAACAGGTTTTAACGGTTAGTAGTTTGGATACTATTAAGCTACCTACCCTTGCCCGAAATTTGTTTGACAGTACCCTTTCGTCAATGAACAACAAGGGGAACTTATCTATTAATCAGCTAAAGAATAATCGGGGAGGTTCTGTAAATTTAGATTTAGGGATAGACGGAAAGGTGATTAGTAAAACCATCTTTGTGGAGAATATTGTGGATAAACTCATCAGAGTGGAACTTCCTATTCAAGAACGTATATCTCAGCCATTGCTCGATTCTATTATTAGAAGAGAACTGTCTAGAAAAGGGATTGAAGCAAGGTATGAGTATAAAGTCACCAACGAGAAGGATAGCGCTATCTATAAAAGCGATCGTTTTAAGTCCAATCCCAAAGGGTTGGTGCTAAAGGACAAACTTTTCCCGAACGATTTTTTTTCCCGCCGCTATTTTCTTACAATCTATTTCCCAAACCAAAAAACATACATTGTCAGCTCTTTGGGATTGATGACTTTATCGACTTTTCTCTTAACCTTGCTTATAATACTTACCTTTTCCATCACGTTATACATAATATTCAGGCAGAAGCGTGTCTCGGAGATAAAGAACGACTTTGTGAACAACATGACCCATGAACTTAAAACCCCGATATCGACCATTTCGTTGGCAGCGCAAATGCTGAACGATAAGAGCATTCCCGTTGAGCGTAAAAATCTAGGGTATCTGGGTGGCGTCATTGCCGATGAAAGTAAACGGCTTGGACTTCAGGTTGAAAAGGTGCTTCAAATGGCCATTTTTGAGAAAACAAGGTTAAAGCTAAAGTTAAAGGAAGTAGATGTACACGAAGTGATAAAGAAGGTATCGGCAAACTTTAGCCTTCAGTTGGAATCCCAGAATGGAAAATTGAACACGGATTTAGAGGCAAGCATACCAGTTATTATTGCCGATGAGGTTCATGTGACTAATGTGGTTAATAATCTGCTAGATAATGCGGTTAAATATAAAAATGGCAATCCAGAAATTACTATATTTACAAAGAATGCAACCGGTGGAATAGTAATTGCATTTAAGGATAATGGCGTAGGAATTAGCCGGGAGAATATCCGTAAGATTTTTGACCAGTTCTATCGGGTTCCTAGCGGTAATGTTCATAACGTTAAAGGTTTTGGTTTAGGGTTAAGCTATGTAAAGAAAATTGTTGAAGCTCACGGTGGTAGAATTTGGGTGGACAGTACGCTTGGTATAGGGAGCACTTTTTCCATCTTTTTGCCGTGGAGCGGGCCAACAGAACGTAATAATTAATAATTAATAAGCAACACCATGGAAAATAGAAAAATTCGTGTCCTATTAGCTGAGGACGATGAAAACTTGGGATTCTTACTGAAAGAATATCTCCAGGCAAAAGAGTACGAGGTGGATCTTTATAAGGATGGCGAAAAAGCCTTTAAGGGTTTTCAAAATAACTACTACGATATCTGCATTCTGGATGTAATGATGCCCATAAAGGATGGATTTACATTGGCCAAGGAGATTAGAATGTCGAATGGCACGATGCCTATTCTGTTCCTAACTGCAAAATCCATGAAGGAGGATGTGATTGAAGGTTTTGCGCTGGGTGCCGATGACTATATGACAAAACCATTCAGCATTGAGGAGTTACTTATGCGATTAGAAGCTATTCTACGTCGTACCCGAAAGGATTCCCCAATGACCGAACAGTCGCAATTCCAGATTGGTAAGTACATTTTTGACGCTACCAAGCAAACCTTGCAAATTGATAATGACCTACGTAAGTTAACCACTAAGGAAAGCGAACTTTTGAAGTACTTGTGCATCAACAAAAACTCATTACTCGATAGAAATTTTGCCCTAAAAACAATTTGGGTCGATGATAGCTACTTTAATGCCCGTAGCATGGATGTATATATAACCAAGTTACGTAAGTATTTGGGAGATGATCCCACAATTGAGATTATCAATGTACGCGGGAAAGGATTTAAACTAATATATTAACCGAAAGGGGAGTGTGAATAAAGTATTTGGTGTTTTTACATCAAATACTTTTGCCTTTTTATAACTCATGAACAGAAATTGCGTTTATATTTGCGATAACGTAAGTTAAGGGGATTAGTTGTTTGTTTTATTTGAGAATAATTTTTAACTTTAACCTTATTGTTGGCTGGAAAAATTGATGAAGCTATGGTGAACATTGTTATTGAACCAACCACTGAGACTCCAAAAGTGGTACTTGATAAAGAAAAATCGGTTTTTGAGATTTCTGGAAACTCGTTACCTGAGGATGTGACTTCGTTCTATGGTCCAATCATGGAGTGGATTGATGAGTATATGGCTAACCCAAATCAGAAAACTGAACTCGATTTAAGTTTCGACTACTATAATACATCTTCATCAAAGATGATCCTGAAAATTTTAGAGAAATTCAGGGAAATTCATCGCAAAGGATATGCTGTAACTGTTAACTGGCATTATATGGAGGACGATGAGGATATGGAAGAGGCCGGCGAGGATTACGCAGAACACCTAAAACTCCCATTTAACTTTATAGCTATTCAACGTCAATAGTTTCTTCAATTCTAAAGAATTTCAGATGGCAACAACTCCTTCAAGTTTTAAAGTTTTTACCAACCGTTTGTTTGGTAGTTTTAAGGATACAGAGGCTGTAGAGTCTGCTCATAAAGCGCTAGAGGCCGAATACGAAGAACTTATCGGTTTCTCTCAGTCTGATGAGTTGATGAATTATCAAAAGTTGAAAAGTTGGGTCGATTCTAAGGAGTACCTTAAAGCTAAACAGGAGGTTGATGCCATAACCTACAAGAATTCACCAGAGTTTAACGACGAACTAGAGTTAAAAAAGATATCTGCAAATCCGGCATTGAGGAATTATTTGAAATTAACCCAAACCGATATTCCTTCTTTTTTCAATAAAATTAAAAAGTCCGGTTTGGTTGAAGAATTTGAAGAAGTAAAGACTTTTGTAAATAGTGCGGATTACAAGAAGAATAGAGGCGTATACAAAAAAGAGAATACCTCTGAATTCCAAAATGAACTTCGATATAATGAGTTAAAGTCGAATGCTGATTTGAAGAGATATTATAAATTGTTGAACTATAAGCCTCTAAAGGATTACTTTGAGATAGCGGATTCTAAAACACTTCAGCGGTATAATGAACTAAAGGCTAAGGTTGATTCTTCTGATTTTATCGAACGGAAGAAGTATTTACTTTTGAAAAATAAATTTGAGCAAACCGATGCTTACAAACAGCTTCAAGGATATAAAGAACTTGAATCATCTGAAAAGATAAAGTGGTATTTAAAAACAAAAGATAGCCATAAGTTTGATGAACTTAAGGGGTGGAAGTTAACCTTTCATGATGATTTCGAAGGGAAATCAATAGATACTCAACGCTGGCTTACGAAATTCTTCTGGGGAGATGCGTTAATCAATAAGGCGTATTCTTTTGCATCCGACGAACAGTACTACTCCGAGTCTGGAAATTTTGAAGTTAAGAATAGTGTGCTTCGTATTGTAACCCGGAAGGAAAAGGCTGAAGGGCTTGCCTGGGATCAAAAATTCGGATTTATCCCCAAAACTTTTAAT is a window of Tenuifilaceae bacterium CYCD DNA encoding:
- a CDS encoding two-component sensor histidine kinase, which translates into the protein MSRKLLWILTAVISLASLGLVLVQSKWVRIAVQIKEEQFAQTASLAMTSIIDEIEKQETVVQVIDEIKPYYSVNTKGDARLSYQQGILDRTKSGIRTKQISQQVLTVSSLDTIKLPTLARNLFDSTLSSMNNKGNLSINQLKNNRGGSVNLDLGIDGKVISKTIFVENIVDKLIRVELPIQERISQPLLDSIIRRELSRKGIEARYEYKVTNEKDSAIYKSDRFKSNPKGLVLKDKLFPNDFFSRRYFLTIYFPNQKTYIVSSLGLMTLSTFLLTLLIILTFSITLYIIFRQKRVSEIKNDFVNNMTHELKTPISTISLAAQMLNDKSIPVERKNLGYLGGVIADESKRLGLQVEKVLQMAIFEKTRLKLKLKEVDVHEVIKKVSANFSLQLESQNGKLNTDLEASIPVIIADEVHVTNVVNNLLDNAVKYKNGNPEITIFTKNATGGIVIAFKDNGVGISRENIRKIFDQFYRVPSGNVHNVKGFGLGLSYVKKIVEAHGGRIWVDSTLGIGSTFSIFLPWSGPTERNN
- the rprY gene encoding transcriptional regulatory protein RprY — its product is MENRKIRVLLAEDDENLGFLLKEYLQAKEYEVDLYKDGEKAFKGFQNNYYDICILDVMMPIKDGFTLAKEIRMSNGTMPILFLTAKSMKEDVIEGFALGADDYMTKPFSIEELLMRLEAILRRTRKDSPMTEQSQFQIGKYIFDATKQTLQIDNDLRKLTTKESELLKYLCINKNSLLDRNFALKTIWVDDSYFNARSMDVYITKLRKYLGDDPTIEIINVRGKGFKLIY